From a single Meles meles chromosome 21, mMelMel3.1 paternal haplotype, whole genome shotgun sequence genomic region:
- the LOC123934047 gene encoding transmembrane protein 225B-like isoform X7 yields MGRPVMLTLENKDMKGFTWAIAPALTSLGYLLILLVSIFPFWVRLVNGESHEVFFSGLFENCFHIKCWKPRPLSVYIILGRVFLLSAVVLSFLTTFILVSFASQLFPRTRKHNLVSAFISFLTGWPRPCPGRLPSHGEGGTLTVGESGVCAFLALLLHALEIQNLRMKPSPPQFSVQWPYYVLGFAIVLFIVAGNSLP; encoded by the exons ATGGGGCGTCCG GTGATGCTGACTTTAGAGAACAAGGACATGAAGGGATTCACGTGGGCCATAGCCCCAGCCTTGACCTCCCTGGGCTACCTGCTCATACTGCTGGTCTCCATCTTTCCCTTCTGGGTACGGCTGGTAAACGGGGAGTCCCACGAGGTGTTTTTCAGTGGCCTGTTTGAGAACTGCTTCCATATCAAGTGCTGGAAGCCTCGACCCTTATCAG TGTACATCATTCTCGGCCGCGTTTTCCTGCTGTCTGCGGTTGTCCTGTCTTTCCTCACCACCTTCATCCTGGTGTCCTTTGCATCTCAGCTGTTTCCCAGGACCCGGAAGCACAATCTGGTGTCAGCCTTCATCAGCTTCCTCACAG GCTGGCCAAGGCCCTGCCCCGGGAGGCTCCCATCACATGGAGAAGGTGGAACGCTCACAGTGGGAGAATCAG gggTCTGTGCCTTCCTGGCCTTGTTGCTGCATGCCCTGGAGATCCAGAATCTGAGGATGAAGCCCAGCCCCCCCCAGTTCTCCGTGCAGTGGCCTTACTACGTCCTTGGCTTTGCCATCGTTCTGTTCATAGTGGCCG
- the LOC123934046 gene encoding zinc finger protein 655-like isoform X2, which translates to MEEISAQEAVGSPVVHFQSLESLSEGLSPEPPFTQDTDMEQELNGGFPISKPDGISLREQDLQVFDLETKNREVLRDDCSDGETREENKLLIPKQEILEEVHSYKVRVGRLKKDIAQVPGTREVSKPEDRLERLQEILRKFLFLEREFRQITISKKAFTSDNNECNEPEKSFSLDSTLDTDQRVLRIQNIDDTDKYDMGVNQNSAAGKQEQINLIQDVQSSEYKESLMDLSHLSKCDSMPAAEKSYQCDACEKVFHQSSALSRHQRIHTREKPYKCKECEKSFSQSSSLSRHKRIHTREKPYKCEASDKSCEASDKSCSQSSDITPHKRIHTRAKSYKCSNCERVFSRSVHLTQHQKVHREMPCKCTVCGSDFHHTSYLAEHQKVHCEEKAYEYSDCGLTFVKHQGIHLREKPYTCNECGKDFRLNSHLIQHQRIHTGEKPHECNECGKAFGQTSCLIQHHKIHGREKSYECSEYEESFNHSSDLVLQQEVLTREKAFDCDVWEKNLGQRAHLVQHQRIHTKEKPYECDERGETFSQIQASFNM; encoded by the exons GATTTCCAATTTCCAAGCCTGATGGGATCTCCCTGCGGGAACAAGATCTACAGGTCTTTGATCTGGAAACTAAGAATAGAGAAGTCTTAAGAGATGACTGCTCAG ATGGAGAGACCAGAGAAGAGAACAAGCTGTTGATTCCTAAGCAGGAAATTTTGGAAGAAGTACATTCGTACAAAGTGAGAGTAGGAAGACTCAAAAAGGATATTGCCCAAGTTCCTGGGACTAGAGAAGTGTCTAAACCTGAGGACAGATTAGAAAGGCTTCAGGAAATCCTAAGGAAATTTCTCTTCCTGGAGAGAGAGTTTAGGCAAATAACAATCAGCAAGAAAGCCTTCACCAGTGACAACAATGAATGTAATGAACCTGAAAAAAGCTTCAGTCTGGACTCCACCCTTGATACAGATCAAAGAGTTCTTAGAATTCAGAATATTGATGATACTGATAAGTATGACATGGGGGTGAACCAGAATTCAGCTGCTGGTAAACAGGAACAAATAAATCTCATACAGGATGTTCAGAGTAGTGAATATAAGGAAAGCTTAATGGATCTCTCCCACCTTAGTAAATGTGACAGCATGCCTGCCGCTGAGAAATCCTATCAGTGTGATGCGTGTGAGAAAGTCTTCCATCAGAGCTCTGCCCTTTCTagacatcagagaattcatactagAGAGAAACCCTACAAGTGTAAAGAATGTGAAAAATCTTTCAGTCAGAGTTCAAGTCTTAGTCGACATAAAAGAATACACACTAGAGAAAAACCCTATAAATGTGAAGCATCTGATAAATCCTGTGAAGCATCTGATAAGTCCTGTAGTCAGAGCTCTGACATTACTCCACATAAGAGGATTCACACTAGAGCAAAGTCTTATAAATGTAGTAATTGTGAAAGAGTTTTCAGTCGTAGCGTGCATCTTACTCAGCATCAGAAGGTTCACAGAGAGATGCCCTGTAAGTGTACTGTATGTGGCAGTGACTTCCATCATACCTCATACCTGGCTGAACATCAGAAAGTCCACTGTGAAGAGAAAGCCTATGAGTACAGTGATTGTGGGTTGACCTTTGTTAAACATCAAGGAATTCATCTCAGAGAAAAGCCCTATACGTGTAATGAATGTGGAAAGGACTTCAGATTGAATTCCCATCTTATTCAGCATCAAAGaattcacacaggagagaaaccacATGAATGTAACGAATGTGGAAAAGCTTTCGGCCAAACGTCATGCCTTATTCAGCATCACAAAATCCATGGGCGAGAGAAATCCTATGAGTGTAGTGAATACGAGGAAAGTTTCAATCATAGCTCAGATCTTGTTCTTCAGCAGGAAGTCCTCACCAGGGAAAAAGCCTTTGATTGTGATGTATGGGAAAAGAACCTCGGTCAGAGAGCACACCTCGTTCAGCATCAAAGAATTCATACCAAAGAGAAACCTTATGAATGTGATGAACGTGGAGAGACCTTTAGTCAGATTCAGGCCTCCTTCAACATGTGA